A window of Ignavibacteriales bacterium contains these coding sequences:
- the queF gene encoding preQ(1) synthase, producing the protein MLSKTKLLETFPNPNPERDYTIIHTAPEFTSLCPKTGQPDFATIILEYIPDKICVELKSYKFYLQSFRNDGIFFEAVTNRILDDLVKVCKPRYMKITAKFNTRGGISSEIIAEQKRKKLKKKFV; encoded by the coding sequence ATGCTTAGCAAAACAAAACTCTTAGAAACATTCCCAAATCCAAATCCGGAAAGAGATTACACAATAATTCACACAGCACCGGAGTTTACTTCACTTTGTCCTAAAACCGGGCAGCCGGATTTTGCTACAATAATTTTAGAATACATACCCGATAAGATTTGTGTTGAACTAAAGAGTTATAAGTTTTATCTCCAATCTTTTAGAAACGACGGAATCTTTTTCGAAGCTGTAACAAATAGAATTCTTGATGATCTTGTAAAAGTTTGCAAACCGAGATACATGAAGATCACTGCAAAGTTCAACACACGAGGCGGAATTTCATCGGAAATAATTGCAGAACAGAAAAGAAAAAAACTTAAGAAAAAGTTTGTATGA
- the queC gene encoding 7-cyano-7-deazaguanine synthase QueC, giving the protein MMKEKLAVVAVSGGMDSCVTAAIANQTYKLALIHINYGQRTENRELKAFYEIADFYKAEKRLVIDFEHFTKIGGSSLTDKLIEVAKADLSNKEVPSSYVPFRNANILSACVSWAEVIGAEAVFIGAVYEDASGYPDCRPDFFEAFEKMVELGTKPETKIKITTPIIHFSKADIVKKGIELKAPLHLTWSCYQNEDEACGVCDSCAFRLRGFQQAGVEDQIPYKVKPRYF; this is encoded by the coding sequence ATGATGAAAGAAAAATTAGCTGTCGTTGCTGTTAGCGGAGGAATGGATAGTTGTGTTACCGCAGCGATTGCGAATCAAACATACAAACTCGCACTCATTCATATAAATTATGGGCAGCGCACCGAAAACCGCGAGCTAAAAGCATTTTATGAAATTGCTGATTTTTACAAAGCGGAAAAAAGATTGGTAATTGATTTCGAACATTTTACAAAGATCGGTGGCTCGTCTCTTACTGATAAATTAATTGAAGTAGCTAAAGCGGATCTTTCAAATAAAGAAGTTCCAAGTTCGTACGTTCCGTTCCGCAATGCTAATATTTTAAGTGCATGTGTAAGCTGGGCGGAAGTAATTGGAGCAGAAGCAGTTTTTATCGGTGCTGTTTACGAGGATGCAAGCGGTTATCCGGATTGCCGTCCGGATTTCTTTGAAGCATTTGAAAAAATGGTCGAACTCGGCACAAAGCCCGAAACAAAAATTAAAATTACTACGCCGATAATTCATTTTTCAAAAGCCGATATTGTGAAGAAAGGAATTGAATTAAAAGCGCCGTTACATTTAACCTGGTCATGTTATCAAAATGAAGATGAAGCTTGCGGTGTTTGCGATAGCTGTGCTTTCCGTCTCCGCGGTTTTCAGCAAGCGGGAGTGGAAGATCAGATTCCGTATAAAGTAAAACCGAGGTATTTTTAA
- a CDS encoding MFS transporter: MTKFKNISRSVVILGLISFFTDFASEMLYPITPIFLTAVLGASMSVVGLIEGIAEVTAGFLKGYFGTLSDRIGKRSIFVVIGYSLSGLVKSLPGLLATVPAVIFSRIVDRIGKGIRTAPRDALLASYANGNSGAVFGFHRAMDTLGAVAGPLVALLLLYFFPGKYSWIYLFAIIPSLFAIGFTFVVKDAKGSVKNSKKKVYREFWKAAPREYKMLLLALTAFSLVNSSDVFLILKSKQIAHSDIIAILGYVFYNLVYAFASYPVGILADKFGKRNIFIIGLIIFSAVYFGFAMNEDHVIVWLLFAFYGIYASSTEGVSKAWVSDLVPDQFRGSAIGLLTALSSFAIMFGSLFTGVLWDKFGAQVPFVISSIVSFVIAAVLFFLRKD; the protein is encoded by the coding sequence ATGACAAAATTCAAAAACATATCACGCTCGGTTGTTATACTTGGATTGATCAGCTTCTTCACTGATTTCGCAAGTGAGATGCTTTATCCAATTACTCCGATCTTCTTAACCGCTGTTCTCGGTGCTTCAATGTCGGTAGTTGGATTGATTGAAGGAATTGCAGAAGTAACTGCGGGATTTTTAAAAGGATATTTCGGAACTCTTTCGGATAGAATAGGCAAACGCTCAATCTTTGTTGTAATCGGTTATAGTCTATCGGGATTAGTAAAATCATTACCGGGACTATTAGCAACGGTACCAGCAGTAATCTTTTCCCGCATTGTTGATCGAATAGGAAAGGGAATCCGTACAGCACCGCGAGATGCACTTCTGGCAAGTTATGCAAATGGAAATTCAGGAGCTGTTTTTGGTTTTCATAGAGCTATGGATACGCTGGGCGCAGTTGCAGGTCCGTTGGTAGCACTTTTACTTCTTTACTTTTTTCCCGGTAAGTATTCATGGATTTATCTCTTCGCAATTATTCCGTCATTATTTGCTATCGGATTTACTTTTGTGGTGAAAGATGCAAAAGGAAGTGTCAAAAATTCTAAGAAAAAAGTTTACCGCGAGTTTTGGAAAGCTGCACCTCGAGAATATAAAATGTTACTTCTTGCACTCACTGCGTTTTCACTTGTTAACAGCAGCGATGTTTTTCTAATTCTAAAATCGAAACAAATAGCTCACTCGGATATAATAGCCATTCTTGGTTACGTATTTTACAATTTAGTTTACGCATTCGCATCTTATCCGGTTGGAATTTTAGCGGATAAGTTCGGCAAAAGAAATATTTTTATAATCGGGTTGATAATATTTTCCGCTGTCTATTTTGGATTTGCGATGAACGAAGATCATGTAATAGTTTGGCTTCTCTTTGCGTTTTATGGAATTTATGCATCATCAACCGAAGGTGTATCGAAAGCTTGGGTTTCTGATCTTGTACCGGATCAATTCCGTGGTTCTGCAATTGGTTTACTAACTGCACTTTCAAGTTTTGCCATAATGTTTGGTTCACTTTTTACCGGAGTTCTGTGGGATAAATTTGGAGCGCAAGTACCGTTTGTTATTTCATCGATTGTCAGTTTTGTTATTGCAGCCGTTTTATTTTTTCTAAGGAAAGACTAA
- a CDS encoding L-threonylcarbamoyladenylate synthase, with protein sequence MEYYELHHVTPQMRFINKAVEVLKNGGVIIYPTDTVYGIGCDIFNKEALDRVYAIKQDAGTKLFSFICPNLKNIAKYAKVSDYAYRVMKKLLPGPYTFVLPAAHEVPKKLWTKRKTVGIRIPNNNIALTLATELGNPIVSTSVTTRKGEILFDPLEIQVIFNSQIDLMLSAGALEGKPSSIVDLSGEEPEIIREGAGDLSMFFV encoded by the coding sequence ATGGAATATTATGAATTACATCATGTAACACCACAAATGAGATTTATCAATAAAGCGGTAGAAGTATTGAAGAACGGCGGAGTGATAATTTATCCGACCGATACTGTTTACGGAATTGGTTGTGATATATTCAACAAGGAAGCTCTTGATAGAGTTTATGCAATTAAACAAGATGCCGGAACAAAATTGTTCAGTTTTATTTGTCCTAATTTGAAAAATATTGCCAAGTATGCAAAAGTATCGGATTATGCTTACAGAGTAATGAAAAAGCTTTTACCCGGACCTTATACTTTTGTTTTACCTGCAGCACATGAAGTTCCAAAAAAACTTTGGACTAAAAGAAAAACTGTCGGTATTCGAATTCCAAATAATAATATTGCTTTGACACTTGCTACTGAACTTGGCAATCCAATTGTAAGCACTAGCGTTACAACACGGAAGGGAGAAATTTTATTTGATCCGCTCGAGATTCAAGTGATATTTAATTCACAAATAGATTTGATGTTATCAGCAGGTGCTTTAGAAGGAAAGCCTTCAAGCATAGTTGATTTAAGTGGCGAAGAACCTGAAATAATTAGAGAAGGGGCAGGTGATCTAAGTATGTTCTTTGTTTGA
- a CDS encoding SDR family NAD(P)-dependent oxidoreductase has protein sequence MKSLKGKTVFITGVTSGIGKSCTYAFANEGANLIISARRLNLVKEIADDIIKKYSVNVHPIKLDVSKRDEVNKAVGSLPAEFKKIDILINNAGLGRGLNKFYEDNPDGWEEMIDTNVKGLLYVTNAILPQMIERKSGHIINIGSIAGREAYPKGAVYCATKHAVDAITRSLRMDVIDKNIRVSTVDPGLVETGFSKVRFYGDEEKAKNAYKGLKPLTGDNVAEAVVFTATRSEHFNVAQMILFPTAQASTTIFYREE, from the coding sequence ATGAAATCGTTAAAAGGAAAAACTGTTTTTATTACCGGCGTGACTTCCGGGATTGGAAAATCTTGTACGTACGCTTTTGCAAATGAAGGAGCTAATCTTATTATAAGTGCAAGAAGATTAAATCTTGTTAAAGAAATAGCTGATGATATAATTAAAAAGTACAGTGTAAATGTTCATCCAATAAAATTAGATGTAAGCAAGCGTGATGAGGTGAATAAAGCGGTTGGTTCTCTTCCTGCAGAGTTTAAAAAAATTGATATCCTCATTAATAACGCTGGACTTGGACGCGGATTAAATAAATTTTACGAAGACAATCCCGATGGCTGGGAGGAAATGATAGACACCAATGTTAAAGGATTACTTTATGTTACAAATGCAATTCTTCCTCAAATGATTGAAAGAAAAAGCGGACACATTATTAATATTGGTTCTATAGCCGGCCGCGAAGCTTATCCTAAAGGAGCCGTTTATTGTGCAACTAAACATGCTGTAGATGCAATAACACGATCACTTAGAATGGACGTTATTGATAAAAACATTCGCGTTAGTACTGTAGATCCGGGATTAGTTGAAACGGGTTTCAGTAAAGTAAGATTTTATGGCGATGAAGAGAAGGCTAAGAATGCTTATAAAGGACTGAAACCTTTAACAGGCGATAACGTTGCTGAAGCAGTTGTATTTACTGCAACACGTTCAGAACACTTTAATGTTGCACAGATGATTTTATTTCCAACTGCTCAGGCATCAACAACTATATTTTATAGAGAAGAATAA
- a CDS encoding HD domain-containing protein: protein MLKSYLNSTRTYVLSILTTRTLVENFYHDVNHTQEVVQSAIEIGIGEKLSEDKLEMVQIAAWFHDVGYIEKTDGHEKVSVEYARKFLTELQYPSNKIKIIIEAILATKIPQKPKNKFEKILCDADLFHFGKEIFFNRNDKYRVEFENHLGHKLSEQDWLVKTIDFVKNQNFHTDYAKRNFTDQKKENLRLLNEQLQQITNNID from the coding sequence ATGCTAAAATCTTATTTGAACAGTACTCGTACTTATGTTTTGTCAATTCTTACTACAAGAACTCTCGTCGAAAATTTCTATCACGACGTGAATCATACGCAAGAAGTTGTTCAATCAGCCATCGAAATTGGAATTGGCGAAAAACTTTCTGAAGACAAGCTTGAAATGGTCCAGATCGCTGCATGGTTCCATGATGTAGGATATATTGAAAAAACAGATGGACATGAAAAAGTAAGCGTTGAATATGCGCGAAAATTTTTAACTGAATTACAATATCCTTCAAACAAGATTAAAATAATAATTGAAGCTATTCTTGCAACTAAGATCCCTCAAAAACCAAAAAATAAATTTGAAAAAATATTATGCGATGCAGATCTTTTTCATTTCGGCAAAGAAATATTCTTTAACCGGAATGATAAATATAGAGTTGAGTTTGAAAATCATCTGGGGCATAAACTTAGTGAACAGGATTGGTTAGTAAAGACAATTGATTTTGTAAAAAATCAAAATTTCCACACGGATTATGCAAAAAGAAATTTCACTGATCAAAAAAAAGAAAACCTTCGTCTGCTTAATGAACAACTTCAACAAATCACCAATAATATTGATTAA
- a CDS encoding histidine phosphatase family protein: MPITKTLYLIRHAKSSWDDSSLSDFQRSLNDRGLKDSPLMAKLIKGKNIIPDLIISSPAVRAISTAEIFANEFHYNKNKIINDERIYEAAMRDLITTIRKINDEYNIVMLFGHNPGLSNTANLLGNKFLPELPTCAVVGIELKVNSWSEVERNCGEIILLEYPKKSLK; the protein is encoded by the coding sequence ATGCCAATTACAAAAACACTTTATCTTATCCGCCATGCTAAATCAAGCTGGGATGATTCAAGTCTATCGGACTTTCAGAGATCATTGAACGATCGCGGATTAAAAGACTCTCCCTTGATGGCTAAATTGATTAAGGGGAAAAATATTATTCCGGATTTAATCATTTCCAGTCCTGCTGTCCGTGCTATATCTACAGCAGAAATCTTTGCCAATGAATTTCATTACAATAAAAATAAAATTATAAATGATGAAAGAATCTATGAAGCTGCTATGCGCGATTTAATAACAACTATCCGGAAAATAAATGACGAGTATAATATAGTAATGCTCTTCGGACATAATCCCGGGTTATCAAACACTGCAAACCTTCTTGGTAATAAGTTTCTACCGGAGTTGCCGACTTGTGCAGTAGTTGGAATAGAATTAAAAGTAAATTCATGGAGTGAAGTTGAGAGGAACTGCGGTGAGATTATTTTGTTAGAATACCCTAAAAAATCTTTGAAGTGA
- a CDS encoding hydrolase: MNRHSKILQRERSALLVIDIQEKLLPVIYESERVVENAIKLINGFKILNSPIYFTEQYPKGLGPTEPRIKSALEERNAIHKMSFSCFGAGNLFEELKSKSVQQVVVCGIESHVCVMQTALDLIANEFQVYVAADAVSSRRKFDYEIALERMRSSGAEISLTESILFEMLNICGTDEFKAISKLVK; this comes from the coding sequence ATGAACCGTCATTCCAAAATATTACAAAGAGAAAGATCAGCTTTACTTGTGATTGACATTCAAGAAAAACTTCTTCCGGTTATTTATGAAAGCGAACGTGTTGTTGAGAATGCTATTAAACTTATTAACGGATTCAAGATTTTAAATTCGCCCATTTACTTTACCGAGCAGTATCCGAAAGGATTAGGTCCAACCGAACCGCGAATTAAATCAGCGCTGGAAGAGAGAAACGCAATACATAAAATGTCGTTCAGTTGTTTTGGTGCAGGTAATTTGTTTGAAGAGTTGAAAAGTAAAAGTGTTCAGCAAGTTGTTGTTTGCGGAATTGAATCTCATGTTTGCGTCATGCAAACAGCTCTGGATTTAATTGCAAACGAGTTCCAAGTTTATGTAGCAGCCGATGCGGTTTCTTCCCGCCGTAAGTTTGATTATGAAATCGCTCTTGAAAGAATGAGATCGAGCGGAGCCGAGATCTCATTAACGGAATCTATTTTATTTGAAATGTTAAATATTTGCGGTACGGATGAGTTTAAAGCGATATCAAAATTAGTTAAGTGA